A section of the Pseudomonas lini genome encodes:
- the recR gene encoding recombination mediator RecR encodes MSFSPLIRQLIDALRILPGVGQKTAQRMALQLLERDRSGGSRLAQALSQAMEGVGHCRLCRTLTEDDLCPQCADPRRDDTLLCVVEGPMDVYAVEQTGFRGRYFVLKGHLSPLDGLGPDAIGIPQLMARIEEAGTFAEVILATNPTVEGEATAHYIAQLLSNKGLIASRIAHGVPLGGELELVDGGTLAHSFAGRKPIAL; translated from the coding sequence ATGAGCTTCAGCCCTTTGATTCGCCAACTGATCGATGCCCTGCGAATTTTGCCGGGTGTGGGTCAGAAAACTGCCCAGCGCATGGCGTTGCAACTGCTTGAGCGTGATCGCAGCGGCGGTTCGCGACTGGCCCAGGCGCTGAGCCAGGCCATGGAAGGAGTGGGCCACTGCCGCTTGTGCCGCACGCTGACCGAGGACGATCTGTGCCCGCAATGCGCCGATCCACGCCGCGACGACACCTTGCTGTGTGTGGTGGAAGGTCCGATGGATGTTTACGCGGTGGAGCAGACTGGTTTCCGCGGTCGCTACTTCGTGCTCAAAGGCCACCTGTCGCCGCTCGACGGCTTGGGGCCGGACGCCATCGGTATTCCCCAATTGATGGCGCGGATCGAAGAGGCGGGCACGTTTGCCGAAGTCATCCTCGCCACCAACCCGACGGTGGAAGGCGAAGCCACGGCGCATTACATCGCCCAGTTGCTCAGCAACAAAGGCCTGATCGCCTCGCGAATCGCCCATGGCGTGCCGTTGGGTGGCGAGCTGGAGCTGGTGGACGGCGGGACATTGGCGCATTCGTTTGCCGGGCGTAAGCCGATTGCCTTGTAG
- a CDS encoding NADP-dependent oxidoreductase gives MPQALTLNQRIVLVSRPVGAPTPENFRLERVALPDLADGQVLLKTLYLSLDPYMRGRMSDAPSYAAPVEIDEVMTGGAVSRVERSLHPKFHEGDLVVGVTGWQSHSISDGRNIIPIPSGLQSPSMALGVLGMPGMTAYMGLMDIGQPKEGETLVVAAASGAVGSVVGQVAKIKGLRVVGVAGGADKCRYVVEELGFDACIDHKRPDFAEELALACFKGVDIYFENVGGKVFDAVLPLLNTKARIPLCGLIASYNTNEKPSGPDRLPQLQRTLLTKRVRIQGFIVFDDYGDRQPEFISAMASWVRDGKVKFREDVVDGLENAPQAFIGLLEGRNFGKLVVRVAQTE, from the coding sequence ATGCCGCAAGCATTGACCCTCAACCAGCGTATCGTTCTGGTGTCCCGCCCGGTGGGCGCGCCGACGCCAGAGAATTTCCGCCTGGAACGGGTAGCGCTGCCAGACCTGGCCGATGGTCAGGTACTGCTCAAGACGCTTTATCTGTCGCTCGATCCCTACATGCGCGGTCGTATGAGCGACGCGCCGTCCTACGCTGCACCGGTAGAAATCGACGAGGTGATGACCGGCGGGGCGGTCAGTCGTGTCGAGCGCTCGTTGCATCCTAAATTCCATGAAGGCGATCTGGTGGTCGGCGTCACAGGGTGGCAGAGCCACAGCATCAGTGACGGACGCAACATCATTCCGATCCCGTCCGGGCTGCAGAGTCCGTCGATGGCCCTGGGTGTGCTGGGCATGCCCGGCATGACCGCCTACATGGGGTTGATGGACATCGGCCAGCCAAAGGAAGGCGAAACCCTGGTGGTAGCGGCTGCGTCCGGCGCGGTGGGGTCGGTGGTCGGCCAAGTGGCGAAGATCAAGGGCTTGCGAGTGGTCGGTGTGGCCGGCGGCGCGGACAAATGCCGCTACGTGGTCGAGGAGCTGGGCTTCGATGCCTGTATCGACCACAAGCGCCCGGATTTCGCTGAAGAGTTGGCGCTGGCCTGCTTCAAAGGCGTCGATATCTACTTTGAAAATGTCGGAGGCAAGGTGTTCGATGCGGTGCTGCCGCTGCTCAACACCAAGGCGCGGATTCCTCTTTGCGGTTTGATTGCCTCCTACAACACCAATGAAAAGCCGAGCGGGCCAGATCGCTTGCCACAATTGCAGCGCACGCTGCTGACCAAGCGCGTGCGGATTCAGGGCTTTATTGTGTTCGACGACTACGGTGACCGTCAGCCAGAGTTCATCAGCGCAATGGCGTCATGGGTGCGTGATGGCAAAGTGAAATTCCGTGAGGACGTGGTCGACGGTCTGGAGAACGCACCCCAGGCGTTCATCGGTCTGCTGGAGGGACGAAACTTCGGCAAACTGGTGGTACGGGTCGCGCAGACTGAGTAA
- a CDS encoding YbaB/EbfC family nucleoid-associated protein — MMKGGMAGLMKQAQQMQEKMAKMQEELANAEVTGKAGGDMVTVVMTGRHDVKRVTIDPSLVEGLSEDDKEMLEAVFAAAVNDAVRKIEANSQDKMSGVTAGMQLPPGMKLPF; from the coding sequence GGCATGGCCGGCCTGATGAAGCAGGCGCAGCAGATGCAGGAAAAAATGGCCAAGATGCAGGAAGAACTGGCCAACGCCGAAGTCACCGGTAAAGCTGGCGGCGATATGGTCACCGTGGTGATGACCGGTCGTCACGACGTCAAACGCGTGACCATCGATCCAAGCCTGGTCGAAGGCCTGAGCGAAGACGACAAGGAAATGCTCGAGGCGGTATTCGCCGCAGCCGTCAACGACGCCGTACGCAAGATCGAAGCCAACAGCCAGGACAAAATGTCCGGCGTGACCGCTGGCATGCAATTGCCACCGGGTATGAAACTGCCATTCTGA